Proteins encoded within one genomic window of Microbacterium sp. zg-B185:
- the coaD gene encoding pantetheine-phosphate adenylyltransferase yields the protein MSSRIAVVPGSFDPPTLGHLDVIRRAAALYDQLHVLVVHNPGKEAMLPIAQRLSLLEQSIAEDDVQGEVTVASWSMGLLVDYATDVGAGVLVKGIRSQIDVAYETPMAIVNRHLAHVETVFLLPDPAHALVSSSLVRQVAALGGDVSPFVPPAVARFLDTGARDI from the coding sequence ATGAGCAGTCGGATCGCCGTCGTCCCCGGATCCTTCGACCCGCCGACGCTGGGTCACCTGGATGTCATCCGCCGCGCCGCGGCGCTCTACGACCAGCTGCACGTGCTGGTCGTGCACAACCCGGGCAAAGAGGCGATGCTTCCGATCGCCCAGCGTCTGAGCCTGCTCGAGCAGTCCATCGCGGAGGATGACGTCCAGGGCGAGGTGACCGTCGCATCGTGGAGCATGGGGCTGCTGGTGGATTACGCGACCGACGTGGGCGCCGGGGTGCTGGTGAAGGGCATCCGGTCGCAGATCGATGTCGCCTACGAGACGCCGATGGCGATCGTGAACCGCCATCTCGCGCATGTGGAGACCGTGTTCCTGCTCCCCGATCCCGCGCATGCCCTGGTCTCGAGCTCGCTGGTGCGTCAGGTCGCCGCTCTCGGGGGCGACGTTTCGCCGTTCGTTCCGCCCGCGGTGGCCCGATTCCTGGACACCGGCGCACGGGACATCTGA
- a CDS encoding GNAT family N-acetyltransferase, with protein MITAPVDLELVPLTIPTSIDAPDAADFLEMVRLRNRILREVAGHDDHRIAPDELLPHYQPDPDTDRLAWLVRADGRFVGRMGVDFPREPGSRTATWLIELITEVWGRGIGSAAYQHLEGVVRDHGRRVLQSWAEHPQAAGARLEPPTGFGTIPRDHIARFYLRHGYTLEQVDRCSAFDLRGPFAHVEQLLAEATAAASGYRVVQWFAPTPAEFVDGYAWMKSRMITDAPAADLEFDEETWDAARVARHDSLYTAAGRTLQVTAAQHIATGELCAFNELVIGKDRTEASSQEDTLVLKEHRGHRLGLLVKCAGLLSWREIAPASPRVITYNAEENRPMLDINEEIGFVPISYDGAWKKVLDD; from the coding sequence ATGATCACCGCCCCTGTGGACCTGGAACTGGTCCCGCTGACTATCCCGACGAGCATCGACGCGCCCGACGCGGCGGACTTCCTCGAGATGGTCCGGCTGCGCAATCGCATCCTCCGCGAGGTCGCCGGGCACGACGACCATCGCATCGCCCCCGACGAGCTGCTGCCGCACTATCAGCCGGATCCCGACACCGACCGGCTCGCCTGGCTGGTGCGGGCGGACGGACGGTTCGTCGGCCGCATGGGAGTCGATTTCCCCCGCGAGCCCGGGTCCCGGACGGCGACGTGGCTGATCGAGCTGATCACCGAGGTCTGGGGTCGCGGCATCGGCTCTGCGGCCTACCAGCACCTGGAGGGCGTCGTCCGCGATCACGGACGCCGCGTCCTGCAGTCGTGGGCCGAGCATCCGCAGGCGGCCGGCGCGCGTCTGGAGCCGCCCACCGGCTTCGGAACGATTCCGCGCGACCACATCGCCCGGTTCTACCTGCGTCACGGGTACACGCTCGAGCAGGTGGACCGCTGCAGCGCCTTCGACCTGCGCGGGCCGTTCGCTCACGTCGAGCAGCTTCTGGCCGAGGCGACGGCCGCGGCATCCGGTTATCGCGTGGTGCAGTGGTTCGCGCCGACGCCGGCGGAGTTCGTCGACGGGTACGCCTGGATGAAGTCCCGCATGATCACCGACGCACCGGCGGCGGATCTGGAGTTCGACGAGGAGACGTGGGATGCCGCCCGTGTCGCCCGCCACGACTCGCTCTACACCGCGGCGGGGCGGACGCTGCAGGTGACGGCCGCACAGCACATCGCGACAGGCGAGCTGTGCGCGTTCAATGAACTGGTCATCGGCAAGGACCGCACCGAGGCATCCAGCCAGGAGGACACGCTGGTGCTCAAGGAGCATCGCGGGCACCGGCTGGGACTGCTCGTCAAGTGCGCCGGCCTGCTGTCCTGGCGCGAGATCGCGCCCGCATCGCCGCGGGTGATCACCTACAACGCGGAGGAGAACCGCCCCATGCTGGACATCAATGAGGAGATCGGCTTCGTGCCGATCTCCTACGACGGCGCCTGGAAGAAGGTGCTGGATGACTGA
- the rnc gene encoding ribonuclease III encodes MSDVSAQRIQLTEKLGVEIDAELLSLALTHRSWAYEHGQGPHNERLEFLGDSVLGQAVTVRLFTSHPELDEGALAKRRASVVSTVALAEVARGIGLGEYVQLGRGEEQTGGRNKDSILADTMEAVIGATYLSAGPDAATALVLRLIDPLLDDPGRDGASVDPKTTLQELASHLGAPPPVYEVTSTGPDHSRVFAATVRVAEHSAAGTGSSKKQAEMAAALMAWRELSARA; translated from the coding sequence GTGAGTGACGTGTCAGCACAGCGCATCCAGCTCACCGAGAAGCTCGGCGTCGAGATCGACGCCGAGCTTCTGTCGCTGGCGCTGACCCACCGCTCATGGGCGTACGAACACGGTCAGGGCCCGCACAACGAGCGACTGGAGTTCCTCGGCGATTCCGTGCTCGGACAGGCCGTGACAGTGCGACTGTTCACCTCCCACCCCGAGCTGGACGAGGGAGCGCTGGCCAAACGCCGCGCGAGCGTGGTGTCCACGGTCGCCCTGGCTGAGGTCGCTCGCGGCATCGGACTCGGCGAGTACGTCCAACTCGGTCGCGGCGAGGAGCAGACCGGTGGTCGCAACAAGGACTCCATCCTGGCCGACACCATGGAAGCCGTGATCGGCGCCACCTACCTGTCGGCCGGTCCGGATGCCGCGACCGCTCTGGTCCTGCGCCTGATCGACCCGCTGCTGGATGACCCCGGCCGCGACGGTGCGTCGGTCGACCCCAAGACCACGCTCCAGGAGCTCGCCTCCCACCTCGGCGCGCCGCCGCCCGTGTACGAGGTCACCTCGACCGGTCCCGACCACAGCCGGGTCTTCGCTGCCACCGTCCGGGTCGCCGAACATTCGGCGGCCGGTACGGGATCCAGCAAGAAGCAGGCCGAGATGGCCGCCGCGCTGATGGCATGGCGCGAACTCAGCGCCCGGGCATGA
- the rpmF gene encoding 50S ribosomal protein L32 has translation MAGNPPKRKVSRSNTRSRRAQWKAAPITLTTTVENGKVVYSRPHQAKVVTDSQGTELFLEYKGRKVADV, from the coding sequence ATGGCAGGTAACCCCCCGAAGCGGAAGGTCTCCCGCTCCAACACCCGTTCGCGTCGTGCCCAGTGGAAGGCGGCGCCCATCACGCTGACCACCACGGTGGAGAACGGCAAGGTCGTCTACAGCCGTCCGCACCAGGCGAAGGTCGTCACCGATTCGCAGGGCACCGAGCTGTTCCTCGAGTACAAGGGCCGCAAGGTCGCTGACGTCTAA
- a CDS encoding GNAT family N-acetyltransferase produces the protein MTDLTQRSALRVSPLVVPAGLDAADAGPFLEMVRLANAVCLADAGHDDLREEAQEVLGLWQDQTDWTQLGFIAARDGGIVGAVKIMISTQEDTTSLEFDLMVDPERRGQGAEEALLAAVEAEARARGIRTTQTWTLHRPDRPGPRLSPPSGFGTVPADDSQTVAMRENGFTLQQVERNSVFDLRGPAEPLERMLAEARAAAGEDYRLLTWTSPTPPEHLDGFAYAISRMSTDAPTGGLVIEEQHWDAARVQRRDARLKAQGLTVSVAAAQHVPTGTIAAYNELVIAEDRTGATQQYGTLVVKGHRGRRLGTVVKCANLLRWRELVPESPRVSTFNAEENRHMLDINEAIGFVPASYAGAWQKVLS, from the coding sequence ATGACTGACCTGACCCAGCGCAGCGCACTGCGGGTTTCGCCTCTGGTCGTGCCGGCAGGCCTGGATGCCGCGGACGCCGGCCCGTTCCTGGAGATGGTCCGCCTGGCCAACGCCGTCTGCCTCGCCGACGCCGGCCACGACGACCTGCGGGAAGAGGCGCAAGAAGTCCTCGGCCTCTGGCAGGACCAGACGGATTGGACCCAGCTCGGCTTCATCGCCGCGCGCGACGGAGGAATCGTCGGGGCGGTGAAGATCATGATCTCCACCCAGGAGGACACCACGTCGCTCGAGTTCGACCTGATGGTCGATCCGGAGCGTCGCGGGCAGGGCGCCGAGGAGGCGCTGCTGGCTGCGGTGGAGGCTGAAGCCCGGGCACGCGGCATCCGGACCACTCAGACCTGGACTCTGCATCGCCCGGACCGGCCCGGTCCGCGTCTGTCTCCGCCTAGCGGATTCGGAACCGTGCCCGCGGACGACAGCCAGACCGTCGCCATGCGCGAGAACGGGTTCACCCTCCAGCAGGTGGAGCGCAACAGCGTGTTCGACCTGCGCGGTCCCGCCGAGCCCCTGGAACGCATGCTCGCCGAGGCGCGGGCGGCGGCCGGCGAAGACTATCGTCTCCTGACATGGACCTCACCGACGCCGCCCGAGCACCTCGACGGGTTCGCCTATGCGATCTCGCGGATGTCCACGGATGCGCCCACCGGCGGCCTGGTCATCGAGGAGCAGCACTGGGACGCTGCCCGCGTGCAGCGCCGTGATGCCCGGCTGAAGGCTCAGGGGCTGACGGTGTCCGTCGCGGCGGCGCAGCATGTGCCGACCGGCACGATCGCGGCCTACAACGAGCTGGTGATCGCCGAGGACCGCACCGGGGCCACCCAGCAGTACGGCACCCTGGTCGTGAAAGGCCACCGCGGACGCCGGCTCGGCACCGTCGTCAAATGCGCGAACCTGCTGCGGTGGCGTGAGCTGGTCCCCGAATCACCCCGGGTCTCGACGTTCAACGCCGAGGAGAACCGGCACATGCTGGACATCAACGAGGCGATCGGCTTCGTGCCGGCCTCCTACGCCGGCGCGTGGCAGAAGGTGCTCAGCTGA
- the mutM gene encoding bifunctional DNA-formamidopyrimidine glycosylase/DNA-(apurinic or apyrimidinic site) lyase, with the protein MPELPEVEVVRAGLDPAVSGATVRGVTVVDERALTRYSGSGAQFEAALTGAVLRSAARRGKFLWMPLDSGDDGAPAAEALVAHLGMSGQLLLRAPGAGAERHERVRLDIQHPDHGELVVVFADQRTFGSLTLDPLVPTPDGAPGGLGTSEPTVPSQVAHIARDPLDPAFGDREFRVALTRRDSAIKRVLLDQTVLSGVGNIYADEALWRSRIHPETPARALSTRAVNRLLADVRTVLERALAEGGTSFDAQYVNVNGQAGYFAHSLNAYGRTGQPCPRCGRPIVRVSFMNRSSHYCPHCQKPPRPIVRVS; encoded by the coding sequence ATGCCTGAGCTGCCTGAGGTCGAGGTCGTGCGCGCGGGGCTGGACCCCGCCGTCAGCGGCGCCACCGTGCGGGGCGTCACCGTCGTGGACGAGCGCGCGCTCACCCGGTACTCCGGCTCCGGCGCGCAGTTCGAAGCCGCCCTGACCGGGGCCGTCCTGCGCAGTGCCGCCCGTCGTGGCAAGTTCCTCTGGATGCCTCTGGACTCCGGCGACGACGGTGCTCCTGCCGCTGAGGCGCTGGTGGCGCATCTCGGCATGAGCGGGCAGCTCCTCCTGCGAGCGCCGGGGGCGGGGGCCGAGCGGCACGAGCGGGTGCGGCTGGACATCCAGCATCCGGACCACGGTGAGCTGGTCGTCGTGTTCGCCGACCAGCGCACGTTCGGTTCATTGACGCTGGATCCGCTGGTCCCGACGCCGGATGGCGCACCGGGTGGCCTCGGAACGAGCGAGCCGACGGTGCCCAGCCAGGTGGCCCACATCGCTCGCGACCCGCTGGACCCCGCGTTCGGCGACCGGGAGTTCCGAGTGGCGCTGACGCGCAGGGACTCGGCGATCAAACGCGTGCTGCTGGATCAGACGGTCCTCAGCGGGGTGGGCAACATCTACGCCGACGAGGCACTGTGGCGCTCCCGCATCCACCCGGAGACTCCCGCCCGCGCGCTCTCCACCCGGGCGGTGAACCGGCTCCTTGCCGACGTGCGCACCGTGCTGGAGCGCGCGCTGGCTGAGGGAGGGACGAGCTTCGATGCGCAGTACGTGAACGTCAACGGTCAGGCGGGGTATTTCGCGCACTCCCTGAATGCGTACGGACGCACCGGGCAGCCGTGTCCGCGCTGCGGCAGGCCGATCGTCCGGGTGTCGTTCATGAACCGTTCCAGCCACTACTGCCCGCACTGCCAGAAACCCCCGCGCCCGATCGTCCGGGTCAGCTGA
- a CDS encoding YceD family protein — protein sequence MREFTLDVPAPQKWGEGLVSVPEGESVLVDVRLESVHEGILATGRIDTEYVGVCGRCLTDIVEPVEVEFQELFAYPEMEATDFEVQDDHVDLETLVRDATVLALPFQPVCQPDCPGLDPATGERLAVSTGTEQRTPLDSRWAALQQFTPDHDDEEPRN from the coding sequence ATGCGCGAGTTCACTCTCGACGTGCCCGCCCCGCAGAAGTGGGGCGAGGGTCTGGTGAGCGTCCCCGAAGGCGAATCCGTCCTCGTCGATGTGCGCCTCGAGTCGGTCCACGAGGGCATTCTCGCGACCGGTCGCATCGACACCGAGTACGTCGGAGTGTGCGGGCGATGCCTGACCGACATCGTCGAGCCCGTCGAAGTCGAGTTCCAGGAGCTTTTCGCGTATCCTGAGATGGAAGCAACTGACTTCGAGGTTCAAGACGACCACGTGGATCTTGAAACTCTCGTCAGGGACGCGACTGTATTGGCGCTTCCGTTTCAACCGGTGTGTCAGCCGGATTGCCCCGGCCTCGATCCGGCTACGGGCGAGCGGCTGGCCGTGAGCACCGGGACAGAGCAGCGTACGCCCCTCGATTCTCGCTGGGCTGCGCTCCAGCAATTCACCCCAGACCACGACGACGAAGAGCCGCGCAACTAG